The Rosa rugosa chromosome 3, drRosRugo1.1, whole genome shotgun sequence sequence TGTTTGAATGGTTTCTCTAACTCCTTGCTTCATAGAAAAGTCTCCAACAAATTTGCTGATTGGTATGTCAATAATTGACACACTCATCCAATAAAAGCTTGCCATGTCATCAATTTTGTTGCATAAGATTCCATCTTTTATGTAGGATAAGATTTCATCTTTTATGTAGCTTCATGGATTGAGCAATTCTTAGTCCATTAGGAATCCTTGATGCATTATAATTCCAAACAATTTCCTTCTTAAAGCTTATTTTTCCTAACGTGCTTCAGAAAACCTaataaatacaaaaataaatatatatttttaaataaaatagACTAGCAAAGAAAACATAGAGATTTATTATAAAAATATCGCATAAATATGCTCTTATCATAGATCCTACAACTCCATCATTAtttggttgtatctatttagaATTTGGAatatgtaataaattaagaaaacttAAAACcaattaaaatattaaaaacgaaaaaaaaaaaccttgttttCAGTGACGGATCTAGTAAGAGAAATTTTATCTACATATCCTAAAATACTTTATACACATCTTATTCTTAATACACTACTCAATTGATTTTTTGGTATACCATAATTCTATATACACCACCCAAAACTACCCAAACTCTCCTCAACATTCTCTACCATGTTTCTAAATACCCCCAtatacaaaaaagaaagaacttcTCACTTCCATTATATCAGAACCTTCAAATCAAATTTTTCCAAGCTGTGCTTTGTCATGATATGAGGTTTAATGAAGGATCATGCTTTCTCTTCCTTGCTTTATATCCACCAAGATGGAATGGTTTTCTTGGATATTTGGTTGTTCAGTATGTATACAAATGGTTGACCATTGTCGTCAGTGATCGATCAATTTGTGTTGTGTATATGTCAGACCAACGCTAATACTGTTAACCTATTAGCCTAAATCTAATCATTAAGTTTGGGATAAGAATTATATTTAGACTTGTTTGAATTACTATTTATCATGAATTGCAAATAAGTATTTTATATCATTTGTTGTTCACCCCAAGTTCCAAAACACCTGCACACCCATTTCAGAATAGTTACAATCCAGATTATCTCCAAAGCAACAATAGAGACAATCTAAGGCTTTTGTTAAATGGCTTATGgtatttttagggttttgagttAGAAATTTATGAGTATAACAAAGAGCATAAGAACGTGGGGTTGATGGAGTGTGAAGAAAGACAAGATTTGTTGTAGTGGATTGTTTAAAGAAGAGGCCTGCAATAAACAAAGAACACGTTCTAGTCTTCCTAATTTGTTGTCCTTTTTTGTCATTTGATCTACTCTTGAAATTTGATTTTATATGGTGAAaaatagggatgtgtatataGCATATAACAATGTGTGGATAAAATCTCTCATCTAGTAATGGAAAATAGGTTGGGCTAAACATATATGAAATTTTTTATGTCGGAAACATTTTTTTTAAGCTGACTTTCAGTTTTAAGAATTAGCCTCTCAGTTTAAAATTaattcatattttctctatatgAAGTCAATAGCCCCCACAAAGATGGCTCAGTTTAATATTTAAAAAGGAAATTAAATGAAGCCTAACTAAAACTTGATTCATACAATTTCAAATTATATCAAAATCATACTCTCCCAACTAACTGTAGCCACTGGTTTAATCTgaaactgaagtttgaaggatGAAGAGCATCTTGGGAAGACGGAACTAAATCGAACTATTcaagtataattttttttttctcgaagTAATCTAATATGACTGGGTGAGTTACATCTATACTTGAGAGATTTTCATCCTAAAAAATATAGAACGTGAGTCTCCTGATCATAATAATCATACTTGATACTTTCATTTCCAATCACCCGTTCATAATTTTTGTGTTCATGGATCAAGGCACGAGCACGGTTGAAGTTGATTGGCAAGTACTATTGGCCATCTTTTTCTCGAATCATGAAAGCTTGGACATAATCACATTCGCATAATATGCAGGTTTCTAAAAACATATTTTTAGTAAATCCCTTCCAAACATCTGTCTTTGTCATTTTTTTTCAGATTTATAGTAATCGTTTTCTCTTATTTAGTAAATTACAGTTATGAAAGTCATGTGTCTACGGATCAGCTCACAAGCGCATTTGAAGTCAATTATGTTGTTATATTGATTGTCATCATCTTCAATCAAGAAACTTCGGGTGGGATTATAGTCACATCCAGTAAATATGCAGGCTTCTAAAAAATTCTGTTTGTAAACCCCTTCCAGCAATCATATAACTGtgtcattttttttaaattcataGTAATAGCAATCACTATTGTTTAGCTCCCAATCATATATTATCTACACAAAACAAATCGGGAAACTTCGGGTGGGATTATAGTCACATCCAGTAAATATGCAGACTTCTAAAAAATTCCGTTTGTAAACCCCTTCCAATAATCATATAACTGTGTCATTTTTTCAAATTCATAGTAATAGCAATCACTATTGTCTGGCTCCCAATCATATATATTATCTACACAAAACAAATAtaagtaaataaaacaaaaatacttGAGAAATAGGAGATTCCATGATTAAAAACAACTTaaattaaataagaaaaaataaattactcTTGAAACTCCATAAGCCATAAGATCTGAGTCGCCTGTCATGACAGCATAAATGTACTTTTTCTCCATCAAGTATGCTAACTCTGCATCAGACTCATAGGGGGCACAGATAAGCTTGATTGCATTGCGACTGAGACACTTCACGAATAAATAAAACAAGATAAATCAACATTCACAACCCATGGATAACTAACTTTTGTTCATAATTTATGAACAAACTAAGTTTTGTTACCTCACGTACGGCTCTATCAACATAATTAAAATGAATCTCCCTGTTCCAGAATTCTTTGTTCCTGTCTTTTCCTAATGGCACAAGTGTGTCAAACACAAGAAGAGGAGTAATCTTGTGCATTTTCAATATGAGACACTTGTGCACAAGATAGTCACCTTTGCTGtaataaacaataaaatataattattttttgacaaaaacaaaatataaaataatttgaaatattgaGGATAAAGGAATTATTATATATACCTCAACTgatgtttatttttcttcttatcATTGGCCTCTACAAGCCAAGTGGTGCGGTCAATTCCTACTGTTTTCTCCTCAAGCTCCGAGAAACTGTCCAACTGTATAACTCTCATATATTGTCTCATCTCTTTGAGTATGCTAATGCCAGGTGGACCAATTCCCATGTTTAAAAAACCTAAAACAATAAGTACTATTTTAATTCTAcagtaaaagtaaaagtaaactAATGAATCACACAAATATCGGCAATTAATAAATAACATTTAATGTTAAACTAAGATTAAGATTCATAAAATAATGAACAACATATAACCTTATAATCTTAGGAGAAAC is a genomic window containing:
- the LOC133737094 gene encoding exonuclease 1-like, translating into MGIGPPGISILKEMRQYMRVIQLDSFSELEEKTVGIDRTTWLVEANDKKKNKHQLSKGDYLVHKCLILKMHKITPLLVFDTLVPLGKDRNKEFWNREIHFNYVDRAVRECLSRNAIKLICAPYESDAELAYLMEKKYIYAVMTGDSDLMAYGVSRIIYMIGSQTIVIAITMNLKK